One part of the Parus major isolate Abel unplaced genomic scaffold, Parus_major1.1 Scaffold476, whole genome shotgun sequence genome encodes these proteins:
- the LOC107199167 gene encoding neuronal acetylcholine receptor subunit alpha-2-like, which yields MMTTNVWLKQEWSDYKLRWDPAEYDNVTSIRVPSEMIWIPDIVLYNNADGEFAVTHMTKAQLLWDGTVTWVPPAIYKSSCSIDVTFFPFDQQNCKMKFGSWTYDKAKIDLENMDHQVDLKDYWESGEWAIIDATGTYNSKKYDCCTEIYPDITFCFVIRRLPLFYTINLIIPCLLISCLTVLVFYLPSDCGEKITLCISVLLSLTVFLLLITEIIPSTSLVIPLIGEYLLFTMIFVTLSIIITVFVLNVHHRSPGTHAMPRWVRRLFLELLPPRILMRRPVPAEGGGGRYEPAGSGLSTSRCWLETDVDEEEEEEEEEEEEEEEEEKSYPGRPGESRERQFRYNRAGKGSGGSAGRGSSKGGKKEEEEEEEGSERGLALSPRILKALEGVQYIADHLRAEDADCSVKEDWKYVAMVIDRIFLWIFIIVCLLGTVGLFLPPYMAGMI from the exons ATGATGACCACCAACGTCTGGCTGAAGCAG GAATGGAGCGACTACAAACTGCGCTGGGATCCGGCCGAGTACGACAACGTCACCTCCATCCGCGTGCCCTCCGAGATGATCTGGATCCCGGATATCGTCCTCTACAACAA CGCCGACGGTGAGTTCGCGGTGACGCACATGACCAAGGCGCAGCTCCTGTGGGACGGCACGGTCACCTGGGTGCCGCCGGCCATCTACaagagctcctgcagcatcGACGTCACCTTCTTCCCCTTCGACCAGCAGAACTGCAAGATGAAGTTCGGCTCCTGGACCTACGACAAGGCCAAGATCGACCTGGAGAACATGGACCACCAGGTGGACCTGAAGGACTACTGGGAGAGCGGCGAGTGGGCCATCATCGACGCCACCGGCACCTACAACTCCAAGAAGTACGACTGCTGCACGGAGATCTACCCGGACATCACCTTCTGCTTCGTCATCCGCCGCCTGCCGCTCTTCTACACCATCAACCTCATCATCCCCTGCCTCCTCATCTCCTGCCTCACCGTCCTGGTCTTCTACCTGCCCTCCGACTGCGGCGAGAAGATCACGCTCTGCATCTCCGTCCTGCTCTCCCTCACCgtcttcctgctgctcatcaCCGAGATCATCCCCTCCACCTCGCTGGTCATCCCGCTGATCGGCGAGTACCTGCTCTTCACCATGATCTTCGTCACCCTCTCCATCATCATCACCGTCTTCGTGCTCAACGTGCACCACCGCTCGCCGGGCACGCACGCCATGCCGCGCTGGGTGCGCCGCctcttcctggagctgctgccgcCACGCATCCTCATGAGGAGGCCGGTGCCGGCCGAAGGGGGCGGGGGGCGGTACGAGCCGGCCGGGAGCGGGCTGAGCACCTCCCGCTGCTGGCTGGAGACCGACgtggatgaggaggaggaggaggaggaggaggaggaggaagaggaggaagaggaggagaagagttATCCCGGCCGCCCCGGGGAATCCCGGGAAAGGCAATTCCGCTACAACCGAGCCGGGAAAGGCTCCGGGGGCTCGGCGGGGCGAGGCTCGTCCAagggggggaagaaggaggaggaggaggaggaggaaggctcgGAGCGGGGCTTGGCGCTGTCTCCCCGGATCCTGAAGGCGCTGGAAGGGGTGCAGTACATCGCCGATCACCTGCGGGCTGAGGATGCCGACTGCTCC GTGAAGGAAGACTGGAAATACGTCGCCATGGTGATCGACCGGATCTTCCTCTGGATCTTCATCATCGTCTGCCTGCTGGGCACCGTGGGGCTCTTCCTGCCGCCCTACATGGCCGGGATGATCTAG